The Planctomycetaceae bacterium genome has a segment encoding these proteins:
- the dnaK gene encoding molecular chaperone DnaK, whose product MAVSGEKIIGIDLGTTNSVVSVMEGGEPRVIANQEGSRTTPSVIAFTQKGETLVGEPAKRQAVTNPSNTLYSIKRFMGRRHKEVHSEEKLVPYGIVGSENDYVKVNVNGKEHTPPEISALVLRKLKEAAENYLGHKVNKAVITVPAYFNDAQRQATKDAGQIAGLEVSRIINEPTAAALAYGLDKKREEKIVVFDLGGGTFDVSILEVGDELIEVLSTNGDTHLGGDDFDEALIDHLAKTFQNEQGIDLRKDPMALQRLREAAEKAKKELSTQQTTDINLPFITADASGAKHLQLSISRAEFEKLIDPLVERCRQPVLNALKDAKLKPGDIHEVVLVGGSTRVPQVQRLVREMFGKDPHQGVNPDEVVSLGAAIQGGIIAGDVKDVVLLDVTPLSLGIETEGGIMTVLVERNTTIPTTKTETFSTASDNQPAVTVRVFQGERKMAGDNRLLDEFNLDGIPPAPRGTPQIEVKFDIDVNGILSVSAKDKATGKEHSVQIKQSSGLSDDEIERMRKDAEAHADEDKKKQELASAKNQASALVHQTEKTLKEHADKLDAASKSAIEASVERVKKASEGDDAAAINSACEDLAKASHALAEHMYADKGAAGGEAPPESSASSSDGDDVIDAEFEKKS is encoded by the coding sequence ATGGCTGTTTCTGGTGAAAAGATTATTGGCATCGACCTTGGCACAACCAACTCGGTGGTGTCTGTCATGGAAGGCGGCGAGCCTCGTGTCATCGCCAATCAGGAGGGCAGCCGTACGACTCCCAGCGTGATCGCGTTCACACAGAAAGGCGAGACTCTGGTTGGAGAGCCGGCGAAACGTCAGGCGGTCACAAACCCGAGTAACACGCTGTATTCGATCAAGCGTTTCATGGGACGACGACACAAAGAGGTCCATTCGGAAGAGAAACTTGTCCCGTACGGGATCGTTGGATCCGAGAACGACTATGTCAAGGTGAACGTGAATGGCAAGGAGCACACGCCACCTGAAATCTCAGCCCTGGTTCTCCGCAAGCTGAAAGAGGCGGCGGAAAACTATCTTGGCCACAAGGTGAACAAGGCGGTCATTACCGTACCAGCCTACTTCAACGATGCTCAACGACAGGCCACCAAGGACGCCGGGCAAATCGCAGGTCTGGAGGTTTCCCGAATCATCAATGAGCCGACCGCCGCTGCTCTCGCCTACGGACTGGACAAGAAGCGTGAAGAGAAGATCGTCGTTTTCGACCTTGGCGGCGGCACATTCGACGTCTCCATCCTGGAAGTTGGCGATGAGCTCATCGAGGTGCTCAGCACAAACGGTGACACACACCTGGGAGGAGATGACTTTGACGAAGCGTTGATCGATCATCTGGCAAAGACATTCCAGAACGAGCAGGGAATCGATCTCCGCAAGGATCCAATGGCCCTGCAGCGGCTCCGCGAAGCAGCTGAAAAAGCCAAGAAGGAACTGTCGACTCAGCAAACGACGGACATCAACCTTCCGTTCATCACAGCCGATGCAAGCGGCGCTAAACACCTTCAATTGAGCATTAGCCGTGCGGAATTTGAAAAGCTCATCGACCCACTCGTGGAGCGATGCCGTCAGCCGGTGCTGAATGCACTGAAAGATGCCAAACTGAAACCGGGCGACATCCACGAAGTTGTGCTCGTCGGGGGATCAACACGGGTTCCTCAGGTGCAGCGACTTGTCCGGGAAATGTTTGGCAAGGACCCGCATCAGGGTGTAAACCCGGACGAAGTTGTGTCGCTCGGAGCTGCCATTCAGGGCGGGATCATCGCCGGGGACGTCAAAGACGTGGTTCTGCTCGATGTAACCCCGCTCTCACTCGGTATCGAAACTGAGGGTGGGATCATGACGGTGCTTGTCGAGCGAAACACCACGATCCCGACCACCAAGACGGAAACCTTTTCGACCGCATCTGATAATCAGCCTGCGGTGACGGTTCGAGTCTTCCAGGGGGAACGAAAAATGGCAGGCGACAACCGACTGCTGGATGAGTTCAACCTGGACGGAATTCCGCCGGCACCTCGTGGAACGCCTCAGATCGAAGTAAAATTCGACATCGACGTGAACGGAATTCTCAGTGTGTCGGCCAAGGACAAAGCCACCGGCAAAGAACATTCGGTTCAAATCAAACAGTCCAGCGGATTGTCTGATGATGAGATCGAACGTATGCGAAAGGATGCCGAAGCCCACGCAGACGAAGATAAGAAGAAACAGGAGCTTGCTTCTGCAAAGAATCAGGCGTCGGCACTGGTCCATCAAACGGAAAAGACTTTGAAGGAACATGCTGACAAGCTGGACGCCGCATCCAAATCGGCTATCGAAGCGTCTGTTGAACGCGTGAAAAAGGCATCGGAAGGCGATGACGCTGCGGCAATCAACAGTGCTTGTGAGGATCTGGCAAAAGCATCGCACGCCCTGGCAGAACACATGTACGCCGACAAGGGGGCAGCCGGAGGCGAAGCTCCTCCGGAATCGTCTGCCTCCAGCTCAGATGGCGACGACGTGATCGACGCCGAATTTGAAAAGAAAAGCTAG
- a CDS encoding putative colanic acid biosynthesis acetyltransferase, whose product MAWYFVSVLFVECAWNPLSSVRVWLLRLFGASIGDGVVIRPNVRVKYPWRLTIGNDCWIGRDVWIDNLDDVVLASDVCISQAAYLCTGSHDHRSATFELQTGPIRVGHGAWICCRAVLLKDVVVMPMEIVSANAVRTSMGNMEGQAPDSSKVPGN is encoded by the coding sequence ATGGCTTGGTACTTCGTGAGCGTATTGTTCGTGGAATGTGCCTGGAATCCACTGTCGAGCGTACGAGTCTGGTTGTTGCGTCTGTTTGGTGCAAGCATCGGAGATGGCGTAGTGATTCGGCCGAATGTTCGCGTCAAATATCCCTGGCGTCTGACCATTGGAAACGATTGCTGGATCGGGAGAGATGTCTGGATTGACAATCTGGATGATGTTGTGCTGGCGAGTGATGTTTGTATTTCTCAGGCAGCCTATCTTTGCACAGGAAGCCACGACCACCGATCGGCGACGTTTGAATTGCAGACTGGGCCCATCAGAGTGGGACATGGGGCGTGGATCTGTTGCCGAGCCGTTCTGCTGAAGGATGTCGTCGTCATGCCGATGGAAATTGTTTCAGCCAATGCTGTGCGAACTTCCATGGGAAACATGGAAGGTCAGGCCCCGGATTCATCGAAAGTCCCGGGCAATTAG
- the clpB gene encoding ATP-dependent chaperone ClpB, which translates to MAFDPGKLTVKASEAVQRSQQLAESRQHRILRPIHILKALLDEQQGIVKPLLQKMNVNLGQLTTMIEGELNRLPQSTSSGNEPVSAGSEAIRVLTAAQTQADSMGDQFTSTEHLLIGLTQVEDQAKRLLELNGVDQNDILEAVKDIRGGQTVQDQNPEDKYQALEKYGRELVALAREGKIDPVIGRDTEIRRVIQVLSRRRKNNPVLIGEPGVGKTAIVEGLAHRIVLGDVPQNLKNKKVFALDMGALVAGAKYRGEFEDRLKAVLKEVGDSNGQIIMFIDELHTVVGAGGAEGAMDASNLLKPALARGELHCVGATTLDEYRKHIEKDPALERRFQPVMVQEPNVEDTISILRGLKERYETHHGVRITDDAIISAATLSDRYISDRFLPDKAIDLVDEAASRLRMEIDSMPAEIDEATRQLTRMQIEAAALEKETSDESRERLLELKRQIAEREESTNQLKAKWEAEKGALSGLKPLKEDIERLRTTFQQAFSRAQQTLRNEDFVEAQNAEQQLKQAEAQLAQLEAKSAELNDNPDDRLLREEVTDEDIAKVVSLWTGIPVARMMQGEREKLIRMEDEIHKRMINQHEAVEAVSNAVRRARSGMQDPNRPIGSFMFLGPTGVGKTELCKALAGFLFDDERNMVRIDMSEFMERHSVARLIGAPPGYVGYEEGGRLTEAVRRNPYCVLLLDEIEKAHRDVFNVLLQLLDDGRLTDSQGRTVDFTNTIVVMTSNIGSHMIQEMSGTSDEAAIHKAVMGILQKEFLPEFLNRVDEVIVFHPLGREEIREIVDLQLGRLNSQLERNGYKLEVSDNAKLLLANEGYDPAYGARPLKRVIQQRLQNGLANEILSGRFNPGDTIFIDATPDGFVFTAK; encoded by the coding sequence ATGGCTTTTGATCCCGGAAAACTCACCGTCAAAGCGAGCGAAGCTGTGCAGCGATCGCAGCAACTCGCAGAAAGTCGTCAGCATCGCATCCTTCGCCCGATTCACATCCTGAAGGCACTTCTTGATGAACAACAGGGGATCGTAAAACCGCTGTTGCAGAAGATGAATGTCAATCTCGGCCAGCTGACCACCATGATTGAAGGCGAGTTGAATCGCCTGCCTCAATCAACCAGCAGCGGCAATGAGCCGGTCAGTGCAGGAAGCGAAGCCATCAGGGTGCTGACGGCCGCGCAAACTCAGGCCGATTCGATGGGAGATCAGTTTACATCAACCGAACATCTCCTGATCGGTTTGACTCAGGTGGAGGATCAGGCCAAACGCCTGCTCGAACTGAATGGCGTCGATCAGAATGATATTCTTGAAGCAGTGAAAGATATACGAGGAGGCCAGACCGTGCAGGACCAGAATCCCGAAGACAAATATCAGGCCCTTGAAAAATATGGGCGCGAACTTGTTGCCCTCGCCCGCGAAGGCAAAATTGACCCCGTGATTGGTCGAGACACAGAGATCCGTCGCGTCATTCAGGTTCTGTCGCGCCGGCGCAAGAACAACCCGGTGCTGATTGGTGAACCGGGAGTTGGAAAGACAGCCATCGTTGAAGGTCTGGCACACCGAATCGTTCTGGGCGATGTTCCCCAGAACCTGAAGAATAAGAAAGTATTCGCCCTGGATATGGGTGCGCTGGTTGCTGGTGCAAAGTATCGCGGAGAGTTCGAAGACCGCCTGAAAGCGGTGCTCAAAGAGGTCGGCGATTCCAACGGCCAGATCATCATGTTCATCGACGAACTTCACACCGTCGTTGGCGCTGGAGGTGCAGAGGGAGCGATGGATGCGTCCAACCTTCTGAAACCAGCGCTGGCTCGAGGTGAATTGCACTGCGTCGGTGCAACAACGCTCGACGAATACCGTAAGCATATTGAAAAAGATCCGGCTCTCGAACGGCGATTCCAGCCGGTGATGGTGCAGGAGCCCAATGTAGAAGACACAATCTCTATTCTGCGAGGTCTGAAGGAGCGTTACGAAACCCACCATGGCGTCCGCATTACGGATGATGCCATCATTTCAGCCGCTACTTTGTCCGACCGATACATCTCAGATCGTTTTCTTCCGGACAAGGCAATTGATCTCGTCGACGAAGCTGCGAGTCGTCTGCGCATGGAAATCGATTCGATGCCGGCGGAAATCGACGAAGCGACACGACAGCTCACTCGCATGCAGATTGAAGCAGCCGCGCTGGAGAAGGAAACCAGTGACGAAAGCAGAGAGCGATTGCTGGAACTCAAGCGTCAGATTGCGGAACGTGAAGAATCGACAAATCAGCTGAAAGCGAAATGGGAAGCAGAAAAGGGAGCTCTGTCAGGCCTCAAGCCCCTGAAAGAAGACATTGAACGGCTGAGAACCACGTTTCAGCAGGCCTTTTCCCGAGCACAGCAGACACTGAGGAACGAGGACTTCGTCGAAGCGCAAAATGCTGAACAACAACTCAAACAGGCCGAAGCCCAGTTAGCGCAGCTGGAAGCAAAGAGTGCAGAATTGAATGACAACCCTGACGATCGACTTCTTCGCGAAGAAGTGACCGACGAAGACATCGCGAAGGTTGTCAGCTTGTGGACAGGAATTCCGGTCGCTCGCATGATGCAGGGCGAACGAGAGAAGCTGATCCGCATGGAAGATGAAATTCATAAACGCATGATCAATCAGCATGAAGCTGTTGAAGCCGTCAGCAATGCTGTTCGACGCGCTCGCTCTGGCATGCAGGACCCCAATCGCCCCATCGGCTCTTTCATGTTTCTGGGCCCTACCGGTGTCGGTAAGACGGAATTGTGCAAGGCACTTGCCGGCTTTCTGTTTGACGATGAACGAAACATGGTGCGAATTGACATGAGCGAGTTCATGGAGCGACACAGCGTTGCTCGGTTAATTGGTGCGCCACCGGGATACGTGGGGTATGAAGAAGGCGGTCGACTCACCGAAGCTGTTCGGCGTAATCCTTATTGTGTTCTTCTGCTGGATGAAATCGAAAAGGCCCACCGCGATGTCTTCAATGTGCTGCTCCAGCTGCTGGATGATGGCCGACTGACAGACAGTCAGGGAAGAACCGTCGACTTCACGAACACCATTGTGGTGATGACTTCCAACATCGGCAGTCACATGATTCAGGAGATGTCCGGTACATCTGACGAAGCTGCGATTCACAAGGCTGTGATGGGAATTCTGCAGAAAGAGTTCCTGCCGGAATTCCTAAACCGAGTGGACGAAGTCATTGTCTTCCATCCACTGGGGCGGGAGGAGATTCGCGAAATTGTCGATCTTCAGCTTGGGCGACTGAATTCACAACTGGAACGCAATGGATATAAGCTGGAAGTGAGCGACAATGCAAAACTACTTCTGGCGAACGAAGGATATGATCCGGCCTATGGCGCTCGTCCCCTGAAACGCGTCATTCAGCAGCGTCTTCAGAACGGGCTTGCGAATGAAATTCTTTCGGGGAGGTTCAATCCGGGCGACACGATATTTATCGATGCCACGCCTGACGGCTTCGTTTTTACGGCAAAGTAG
- a CDS encoding VTT domain-containing protein, which translates to MSLFQRVNRIWPWLVLIPVLACPGYSWLTGGIVSQLFGAADSAADKLELLKQWIQSYGLLAPVIYVVFVIVEVVIAPIPGLMLYAPGGLLFGTLWGGFLSTLGNAAGAGIACALARRLAAWFESTQQGNFLRTPQAQKLRVGLTEQGPKLIFALRLNPLTSSDLVSYAAGLAGVRTWHVVVATGLGMAPLCFLQSWLSDSVFHALPQLFYPFLIAATVYMVVVVRILKRLLVQLSLQEDYPQELS; encoded by the coding sequence GTGTCTCTGTTTCAGAGAGTCAATCGAATCTGGCCGTGGCTTGTCCTGATACCTGTTCTCGCGTGCCCCGGTTATTCCTGGTTAACAGGCGGCATCGTCAGCCAACTCTTTGGCGCCGCCGACTCGGCTGCAGACAAGCTGGAATTGCTAAAACAGTGGATTCAGTCCTATGGTCTCCTGGCCCCGGTCATTTACGTTGTTTTTGTCATTGTGGAAGTCGTGATCGCTCCCATTCCGGGCCTGATGCTTTATGCACCGGGAGGTCTGCTGTTCGGGACATTGTGGGGCGGATTTCTGTCAACGCTGGGCAACGCCGCTGGTGCTGGAATCGCCTGCGCGCTTGCCAGGCGGCTGGCTGCCTGGTTCGAATCGACTCAGCAAGGGAACTTCCTGAGGACGCCGCAAGCTCAAAAGCTGCGCGTCGGCCTGACGGAACAAGGTCCCAAACTGATTTTTGCATTGCGATTGAATCCGCTGACGTCCTCGGATCTTGTTTCGTATGCTGCAGGCCTGGCCGGTGTTCGCACATGGCATGTGGTAGTGGCGACGGGCCTGGGAATGGCTCCCCTCTGCTTCCTGCAATCCTGGCTCTCGGACAGCGTCTTCCACGCCCTGCCACAATTATTCTATCCGTTTTTAATTGCAGCGACTGTTTACATGGTTGTTGTTGTACGAATCCTGAAGCGCCTGCTCGTGCAGCTTAGTCTGCAGGAAGATTATCCGCAGGAATTGTCTTGA
- a CDS encoding MFS transporter — MTESHTTDGVTGTGERPLRWFEGITGYQWLVLLIASLGWVFDVFEGQVFVASMNDAMPQLLGASSTAVDEVTRKVIASWNNYALASFLLGGAFGGILFGMLSDRIGRSRTMIITILFYSIFTCVTALANAPWQMVALRFLVAMGVGGEWAVASAMVAEVMPRRSRAVMGSIFHASSVFGTLMAVAVGYFIISAQILGENTWRLGFVIGVVPALLTVFIRWKMREPEQWVEAKKRESEDATQATGSLPDLFHSKYIRNTIVGTALATIGLTTFWGCHIYGKDTLKRRVDKDQEIVLTEAGLGEIDWESANEEQKAARDTAMRNHKSVVKREEMTGMFLVMVLGGGLGLVLFGAISNVLGRKGAFVFYHVGAFAAAMILFFVLAPGDYSRTVLLLFLPVFGFLTLGMHAGYAVYFPELFPTRLRGTGTGFCFNAGRIGSAMVIAISAIQKWTPSQSSQYMIPLFAVGVVVTLLARETRGEELPD, encoded by the coding sequence ATGACAGAGTCGCATACAACGGATGGCGTAACGGGAACCGGTGAACGGCCGCTGCGCTGGTTCGAGGGCATCACAGGTTATCAGTGGCTTGTGCTCTTGATCGCCTCACTGGGATGGGTTTTCGATGTCTTCGAGGGCCAGGTGTTCGTCGCCAGTATGAACGACGCAATGCCCCAGTTGCTTGGGGCAAGCTCAACAGCGGTCGACGAAGTGACCCGCAAGGTCATCGCCTCGTGGAATAACTACGCTCTTGCTTCGTTTCTGCTGGGCGGAGCTTTCGGTGGAATTCTCTTTGGAATGCTCAGCGACAGAATCGGGCGTTCCAGGACGATGATCATCACGATCCTGTTCTATTCCATCTTCACCTGCGTCACGGCACTTGCAAATGCTCCCTGGCAGATGGTGGCTCTGCGATTCCTGGTTGCGATGGGTGTCGGCGGGGAGTGGGCGGTAGCCAGTGCCATGGTGGCCGAGGTGATGCCCCGCCGTTCGCGGGCAGTGATGGGCTCAATCTTTCATGCGTCCAGTGTCTTCGGAACGCTGATGGCGGTCGCCGTGGGCTATTTTATCATCAGTGCTCAGATCCTGGGCGAGAATACCTGGCGACTGGGATTTGTTATAGGCGTCGTACCTGCACTGTTGACGGTATTCATTCGCTGGAAAATGCGGGAGCCAGAACAATGGGTCGAAGCCAAGAAGCGGGAATCAGAGGATGCGACCCAGGCAACCGGATCACTGCCCGACCTTTTCCACAGCAAATACATTCGCAACACCATCGTCGGCACAGCCCTGGCAACGATTGGTCTGACGACATTCTGGGGATGCCATATCTACGGCAAAGACACACTGAAGCGTCGCGTCGACAAGGATCAGGAAATCGTTCTGACCGAAGCGGGTCTGGGTGAAATCGACTGGGAATCTGCAAATGAAGAGCAAAAGGCTGCTCGAGATACGGCGATGCGAAATCACAAGAGCGTTGTCAAACGCGAAGAGATGACCGGGATGTTTCTTGTGATGGTGCTTGGCGGCGGATTGGGGCTCGTGCTGTTCGGAGCCATCTCGAATGTCCTCGGACGCAAGGGGGCATTCGTGTTTTATCATGTCGGTGCGTTTGCCGCCGCAATGATCTTGTTCTTTGTGCTGGCTCCAGGTGACTATTCCAGGACCGTGCTTCTGTTGTTTCTTCCGGTGTTTGGATTTCTGACGCTGGGAATGCATGCGGGGTATGCCGTTTACTTTCCGGAATTGTTTCCGACTCGCCTTCGCGGTACCGGAACCGGATTCTGTTTCAACGCAGGCCGGATTGGTTCGGCTATGGTGATCGCAATTTCCGCTATACAGAAATGGACACCGTCCCAGTCGTCGCAATATATGATTCCATTGTTCGCCGTCGGCGTCGTTGTCACTCTTCTAGCGCGAGAAACCCGGGGCGAAGAGTTGCCCGATTGA
- a CDS encoding DUF2617 family protein encodes MSVSFARPDVADMVLRVFERPIHPELFDTLRETRIGVGNDTAVMRLTNHGHVIEYRSPEGTLTEVATCKQAPLPVQMRIIDRRLIGYRTHMIDGLRMRYHCSYQLESVPLDIYLQLHQELEFDARTATLATVTPGSSPASPECISLMKCDLLSEGFVVHTFHTFPGNAAVLRIQTLFERLPE; translated from the coding sequence ATGAGTGTCAGTTTTGCTCGACCCGATGTCGCAGATATGGTTTTGCGCGTTTTCGAGCGACCTATACACCCTGAATTGTTTGACACACTGCGGGAGACTCGCATTGGGGTCGGCAACGATACAGCCGTCATGCGACTCACAAACCACGGCCATGTCATCGAGTATCGGTCCCCGGAAGGGACACTCACGGAAGTAGCCACGTGTAAGCAAGCACCATTGCCGGTGCAAATGCGGATTATTGATCGCAGGCTGATCGGCTACCGGACGCACATGATCGACGGGTTGAGAATGCGTTACCATTGCAGCTATCAGCTGGAATCCGTTCCGCTGGACATCTACCTGCAGCTGCATCAGGAGTTGGAATTCGACGCCAGGACTGCCACACTCGCCACAGTAACTCCCGGTAGTAGTCCAGCAAGCCCGGAATGCATCAGCCTGATGAAATGTGATCTGCTGAGCGAGGGGTTTGTCGTGCACACCTTTCATACTTTTCCGGGCAACGCCGCCGTGCTGCGCATCCAGACTCTGTTCGAACGACTTCCGGAGTAA
- the pheA gene encoding prephenate dehydratase, whose product MAKKKVARKPEKKVAKKAPAPRNARPAGKNTGSVKAVKKSAKPSSSAKRPPRTPAAAAEPELSPELQLERLDEQLITLLNQRASLYLQKMKGVTSPSKIVFSDQDQHQVFGMIDRLNQGPLTSNELRAVFRPLLSAGRQRIRNIRVAYLGPAYSFTHQAAITRFGEMADLVPVSTIAAVFEEVNRGHVDFGLVPIENSTDGRIVDTLDMFTRLPIRICGEVQLHVHHNLLARCDRSEITEIYSKPQALSQCREWLSRNMPQARLIEVTSTSTAAQLARDKPRAAAVASKQAAIQYDVQIVAECIEDNRDNVTRFAVIGDSVAEPTGSDRTAILLQIPHKPGSLSDALEAFRRNKINLTWIESFPLRQPEVGYLFFLDFEGHVSDAKIKRTLKDLHDLPPDRLEVLGSYPRSEPVK is encoded by the coding sequence ATGGCAAAGAAGAAGGTTGCTCGGAAGCCTGAAAAGAAAGTGGCGAAGAAGGCCCCGGCTCCTCGGAATGCTCGTCCAGCTGGCAAGAATACAGGGTCCGTCAAGGCTGTAAAGAAGTCCGCAAAACCCAGTTCATCTGCGAAACGCCCTCCTCGAACTCCCGCCGCGGCTGCTGAGCCTGAGCTCTCACCCGAACTGCAACTGGAACGGCTCGATGAGCAGTTAATTACCCTGCTGAATCAACGGGCTTCGCTGTACCTGCAGAAAATGAAGGGTGTGACTTCGCCTTCGAAAATTGTGTTCAGCGACCAGGATCAGCATCAGGTGTTCGGAATGATCGACCGCCTGAATCAGGGCCCGCTGACCAGCAATGAGCTGCGGGCTGTCTTCCGTCCGTTACTGAGCGCTGGACGACAGCGGATCAGGAACATTCGGGTTGCCTATCTGGGGCCAGCCTACAGTTTCACCCATCAGGCGGCAATCACGCGATTTGGCGAAATGGCCGATCTGGTTCCGGTCAGTACGATTGCTGCCGTCTTTGAAGAGGTGAATCGTGGACACGTGGACTTTGGTCTGGTGCCCATTGAAAACAGCACTGACGGCCGTATCGTCGACACTCTGGATATGTTCACTCGCTTGCCGATCCGGATCTGCGGTGAAGTTCAGCTGCACGTTCACCACAACCTCCTGGCCCGATGTGACCGGAGCGAAATCACGGAGATCTATAGCAAGCCCCAAGCACTTTCTCAGTGCCGTGAGTGGTTGTCACGGAATATGCCGCAGGCCAGACTCATCGAGGTGACGAGCACTTCGACCGCCGCCCAGCTCGCGCGGGATAAGCCAAGGGCCGCTGCAGTGGCCAGCAAGCAGGCGGCGATTCAGTACGATGTTCAGATTGTCGCCGAGTGTATCGAGGACAACCGAGATAATGTGACGCGATTCGCTGTGATTGGCGATTCGGTTGCAGAACCGACAGGAAGCGACCGGACCGCGATTCTGCTTCAGATTCCCCACAAACCAGGCTCACTGTCTGACGCACTGGAAGCGTTTCGAAGGAACAAAATCAATCTGACGTGGATTGAATCGTTTCCTCTCCGGCAGCCTGAAGTTGGATACTTGTTCTTCCTGGACTTTGAGGGGCATGTTTCCGATGCAAAAATTAAGCGGACATTGAAGGATCTGCACGATTTGCCCCCGGATCGGCTGGAAGTGCTTGGCTCCTATCCACGCAGCGAACCTGTGAAGTAG
- a CDS encoding ATP-binding protein, protein MALQERDNDALQRYTSRVIDYLANVSSPRKVRDQLQEVLLGLARRVGIPEVFYFRISTGKTQPRRISLLSSSARTRLDLRKSMADVPLTILSSQVIRSLDSQQPLHLEKGQFGGSRLLLTLLSETQLNGLLLIPIDRGKKLRGLIVLAHSEGSQHIDSRGCQQIRIIGQLLAEKMRSARRMAIQKRQHREWRRIADASCDFAAVTGHDFRVRKVLSFGATAPEIVGTSLSAILPEQTMAKLNQSVQLAMTEDRPASCDVLIGWELGARSWYRVRVQSNSATETFTFYFTDIDVDRTQQEKLNELQAHVNRVARLTLLGQINTEFAHQINQPLQSIMFQCGIVQMRLKGSKLSRRSVSGTMQKILDAVEHASGILVRIREFVQFRSLRIEDHDMIEICERAVQMVESKAMNRNVHLRCSWRLDTGRWGQSHDQQLWIARVDEIQTTQILINLLVNAIEACEEQTSPAPEILVSAACSQDQRFIEVCIQDNGPGLPKENPGKVFDRFHTTKQEGLGIGLAISRSVAESQNGALRALNNAERGCTFCLSVRRSSLAGSKTDEIKTIPADNLPAD, encoded by the coding sequence ATGGCGCTTCAAGAACGGGATAATGACGCCCTTCAACGATACACCTCAAGAGTCATCGACTACTTGGCCAATGTATCGTCGCCCCGAAAAGTGCGAGATCAGCTGCAGGAAGTGCTCCTGGGCCTGGCAAGGCGTGTTGGTATTCCGGAAGTGTTCTACTTCCGGATATCCACCGGTAAGACACAGCCGCGCAGAATCTCCCTGCTGTCATCGTCCGCAAGAACGCGTCTTGATTTGCGAAAGTCCATGGCAGATGTGCCACTCACAATCCTGTCATCACAAGTCATCAGAAGCCTGGACAGTCAGCAGCCCCTGCACCTGGAAAAAGGTCAGTTCGGTGGAAGCCGCCTGCTGTTGACACTCTTGTCTGAGACCCAGTTGAACGGCCTGCTGCTGATACCCATTGATCGAGGGAAGAAGCTGCGTGGCTTGATTGTTCTGGCTCACAGTGAGGGCAGCCAGCATATCGATTCGAGAGGGTGTCAACAGATTCGAATCATCGGCCAGCTGCTCGCGGAGAAAATGCGATCTGCCAGACGGATGGCGATTCAAAAACGGCAACATCGTGAATGGAGACGAATTGCCGACGCGTCATGTGATTTTGCCGCCGTGACGGGACATGATTTCCGCGTGAGAAAAGTCCTCTCATTCGGAGCCACAGCACCCGAAATCGTCGGAACATCTCTGTCCGCGATTCTCCCTGAACAAACAATGGCAAAACTGAACCAGTCCGTTCAGCTCGCAATGACCGAAGACAGGCCTGCATCCTGTGACGTTCTGATCGGATGGGAATTAGGCGCAAGGTCATGGTATCGCGTGCGGGTGCAGTCGAATTCAGCGACAGAGACCTTTACGTTTTACTTCACTGATATCGACGTGGACAGGACGCAGCAGGAGAAGCTGAATGAGCTGCAGGCGCATGTGAATCGCGTGGCTCGGCTGACTCTGCTTGGTCAGATCAACACAGAATTTGCCCATCAGATCAATCAGCCACTCCAGTCGATCATGTTTCAATGCGGCATTGTGCAAATGCGGCTGAAAGGATCGAAACTCTCTCGTAGAAGTGTATCTGGAACGATGCAGAAGATTCTGGATGCAGTGGAGCATGCGTCTGGTATCCTCGTCCGCATTCGTGAGTTTGTTCAGTTTCGTTCTCTCAGGATTGAAGATCACGACATGATCGAAATCTGCGAACGTGCTGTTCAAATGGTTGAAAGTAAGGCCATGAATCGCAATGTCCACCTGCGATGCTCGTGGCGTTTGGATACCGGACGATGGGGCCAAAGCCACGACCAACAACTATGGATTGCAAGAGTGGATGAAATTCAGACAACGCAGATTCTCATCAATCTGCTCGTCAACGCGATCGAAGCCTGTGAAGAACAGACCTCGCCGGCACCTGAAATTCTGGTTTCCGCGGCATGCTCGCAGGATCAGCGATTCATCGAAGTTTGTATCCAGGACAACGGACCAGGGTTACCCAAAGAGAATCCCGGAAAAGTGTTTGATCGCTTTCATACAACAAAGCAAGAAGGTCTGGGCATCGGACTCGCTATCAGTCGAAGCGTTGCAGAATCGCAAAATGGGGCGCTGAGAGCACTGAACAATGCGGAACGCGGCTGCACATTTTGCCTTTCTGTCAGGCGGTCGTCACTGGCCGGTTCAAAAACTGACGAGATCAAGACAATTCCTGCGGATAATCTTCCTGCAGACTAA